ATTGGACGGTAGAGATGCACAGAGGATCATGGGAACCAAGAACAAACTGCTAACTACTGGTTTCGCTGCAGCGACAGGTTACTCAAGCCCGCCACAAGTTCATCAACGTTTATCTCGCTCAGAGCCTTGGCTGCGTCACCAGGAGGCGGATACGTAGCATCCTGAGGCTTGCCCTTGAGGAGTTTCTTGAGGTCCTTGATGAGTTCGAGCTCGCTCTCATCCTCGGAGAAGGACACGTCTAGATCCCAAACCTTGAAGATAGAATCCCTCGACTCTGCCTGCTCGATGACTTCAGATGAGACCAGCTCATCTGCAGTGTATCCGTCCATTTGCCTGCCATGCTCATCTGCACCTCTAATTACATTTGTAACGTCCCCAACTTCAGCATCCTTGTCATCATCGCTATTGCCTTGTTGCTCCATCTCTACATTATCATCCTGAGTATCTTTTTCGACAAGCAGAGTGTGGGATTCCGCCTCTGAAAGTACATGGGTGCCTTGGTCAAGCATGACCTCAGTGGTATCACGTGAACCTTCCGTTGGCTCTTGAAGGGAATCAAGCAAGGCTTGCTTCAATGCACCCCAGTCTTCATCTGACAGTTCAGAAGTCTGCACAAAACACGAATCAGCCCAAGCTGCCTCCTCAGGTGAAAGTTCGACTTCCTTTTCATTTGATTTAATTGATTCCAAAATAGCAGGCAAGAAATCATCGGATCCGGGAGTCACAGCCTGCTCTTCATCTAGATTTGGTTCAGAGAGCAGAGCTGAGATATCTCCATCTTCAGAAATCATGGTCATGCACCGCAATGAGCAGCACCTTAGCAAGCAAGGGGTGTACAGCACCTGAAAATTTGAATTGACAATGGGGAAATTTGTTCATAAGGCTAGagaagaggcagcacagacataCATATGTAAGATACATGTAATGAGATGATGAAAGCTTAGTGTAAAAGATGAAGCCTGGGAAAATGCCATCGTATTTAACTAGAGCAAAGACAAAAGCGGGAAGTAGTTATTTCTGTGATTAATTGTGATAATCAGC
The sequence above is a segment of the Aegilops tauschii subsp. strangulata cultivar AL8/78 chromosome 6, Aet v6.0, whole genome shotgun sequence genome. Coding sequences within it:
- the LOC109746538 gene encoding uncharacterized protein; amino-acid sequence: MTMISEDGDISALLSEPNLDEEQAVTPGSDDFLPAILESIKSNEKEVELSPEEAAWADSCFVQTSELSDEDWGALKQALLDSLQEPTEGSRDTTEVMLDQGTHVLSEAESHTLLVEKDTQDDNVEMEQQGNSDDDKDAEVGDVTNVIRGADEHGRQMDGYTADELVSSEVIEQAESRDSIFKVWDLDVSFSEDESELELIKDLKKLLKGKPQDATYPPPGDAAKALSEINVDELVAGLSNLSLQRNQ